The window taaaatagttaatgcaaaatttttgttttcaaccACAACCCGCTAAGTATTGAAAAACCAATATTTtacatgtatacatatacgaGTATGCGTGTGTGTCGGTATGTACAATTTCAGTATTCTTAAATAAAGTTACTCAAcgatattaaaaaaaaaaaaaacagatttatGTAGATAGTGAGAACCGAAAAGTTATATAGTTTACTTATGTGTCACGTGTTTGGGGTTGGGCGAAAGGTCATAACtggaaataaataaagaagTATATTTCGATTGCTGTTGCATTTTGAAGCCAAAAAGGGTTTTGCCACCCCTACGCaaaaatgtatacatacacTGTACGTGGGTGCCTAACACAAATCAAACAAAGATGTTTAAGTCTTTGTGCAACAATTTACTCTACGATCCCACAAGACTCTACTAAAGAAAAGCTTGGTGAAATGTGCGATTCGAAATTGTAAACTTTATTTAAACTGTAAAACCTCAGGTTATGTGGTGGGTTTGATAAATTTGGTTAATTGTAATGTAACTTTAgatttgaaatgcattttgGCCTTTACAATATTGAGCGGGTTTAGAAACAAATAGTATGCGGCAGTGCCGGATAAGCCAACATATAAGTTTTCGGAGTCTTAATGCATTTTAGATGTTTTCCAATGCTAATGTTAAGACATGAATGGCAATATTTATAGAATCCCAAAgatattgttttctttttgaataaGTTTGTCGTCTATGCAGATTGAATAAAATCCTCttcgttgttttttcttaCTAATTTTCGTTAGGATAGTACTTAGAGATGTTTCCATTGTGTTTGATTTTCAGAATTGTATTTGGCTTATAACAGCGATGCAAGAAGAATGCATTAGCATAAGTTCGTCATGTATTTTATCGCCCAAGTCACTGTTAACTTCTATGTTCTCacatttttggttaataaaAACATGGTAAACAAAAATTCGAATAATACAGTATACATTTAACTATTCTAAGACTAACTAAAACAGAAACGGAATGAACTCTGCAATTTTAAGTGGCCACCACCTATagatacataagtatgtaacTCACGTATTCGATTACACGTGATCGATTAAAGAATCAAAACACTACTTTTCTCATGTTTTATATGTAATGTGtaggttttttttcctttgcaACATTTCACACATCAGCTTATATTTAGTACGTACTTGTGTATCTTTTGCACTAAATTTAAGTGCAGTTTAAGTGGCAAGTCAAACAATACTAGAGTAGTTCTATGTATTTTGAAGGCAGAATAAAAATCCAACACTCAACATCAACCAAATAGCTATGTATACATAAGTAGGGGAAATGTGGGTAATGAGAAACGAAAGCTAAAGAACAATACAATTGTTGTTGGGTAAGAGAGACTATGACTGTGTTCTAAACGAAATTACGGTGAGTTCtaatatagagagagagatatatagGGAGGAGTgatgatttattttttaggAGCGTTAAGAAAGGGTCGGTATGTATACCTTGAGGGAATTTCGTTGCATTTCGGGCTCAGTATGCTATCAGAACACTTCACTGAAGCAGACGCAGCAGCATTCGCAGAGGTAGGAGCGACatttttgttgtggttgttgttgttcgaaAGTTGATAGTTATTATTGTTGGTAGTTGGAAAACcatattgaaatttattagCTCGAACTGCAGGCTTTTGTAGTTGGTTACTAGATAAGGTAGTTGGGAGCGAACTAGACGGATGGACGGCAGCAGCGGCAATTGACGACTTTATTACGTTATTCACCCTCGAAGCGCGAGTTGTGGCAGGTGCAAACACATTTGGGATAATTGTTGTTGAaattgttgtcgttgttatAATTGGGGGAATTTTGACAGTTGTAATATTAGAAGTGCTTAAAGTGCTAGTTGGAGTAGGAATAGGATCTGTAACTAAGACGTTCAAAGTGGAGGAAGTGAAGTGAGTTTTAGATTGATTGGGGATTAATTTGGAGGAAGATCTGGAAGGTTGAGAGGGGGAAGGAGAAAATGTCGAAGGGCGCAACGTAGTCGTGGTCGTTGGTATGTAAAGTTGCTTAATTTCATCAACAGCCGCACGTATTTCTGGTACGGAAAATTCATTGACAAATTGAGATGAGCCACTCTCATTGCTATCACTTCCGCTTCCAGAAAGAAACTGTTGGAGTTGTTCTAACACATTGGCAGTTCGGAATTTATGATTCCTGCCGCTTACTGCAGTTATATAGCCTGCATTCTGTAAACTGTCTGCCAATGTGCGCTCTGCCATTTGCTGACGATACTTGTTTGAGTAAAGGAACTTGACTGACGATCTATCGCCAATGTCTGCACTTTGTTCTGTGGAACTCGATGCATCGTCGGCGGCAGTGCTCAGTTCTATGCTGTTGTCCTGTTTCGCTTCAAGGGATCTATCGGCGACCAATGCTTCTGCTCGGGGGGCATCGTTGTCAATAGTAGCTTCATTTTCTGATGATGGCTTAATTTCAAACCTTTTTTCTGGTTTTGATGGTGCCGTGGCCTTTAATAGCCGTTTATTGTTTATTACTCGTATACGTTGCGCCTTGCGCTTTGGATGCAAATTAACTGTTGGGCTGGACAGTACAAAATTATTGGTAGGCTTAAACTTTGGGGCATATGTTGTGGGTTCGTCTATGCTATCAAAAGTAGCGGCTGTAAAGCGTGAACGGCCACGTTGGTTAGCCTGTGGCTGCGGTTCTTGAATCGATGTCAAGGATAGCGTGAGATTTAAAGGCGCTGTGCTCCGTGGGACAGTTTGTGTAGTGGTTTGAGGTCTAATGGTGCTGAGAATTAAATCACTGACGCTGAAATTACGAGGGACTCCTGCAATCGTTGAGAAGCTTTTCAAGGGCTTGTGTGTAGTCTGCATTAAAGGAACAGATGCAGAACCATGAGTTATCATATATCGGGATCTGTGAGGACTTTGGCGTTCTTCATGTAGCAAATTTTCCAAACTTTTGTAAGGCGACACGAAACGCATTGAGGGATTGGCAGTAACTCGATTAAGAGTATCTTTGAAATTGCTGACACGTGCAGTAAAAACTGAGGGTTTTGTAGTAACACTGAACCTTTCTGGAGTGGTTGCGACTGTTATAGGAGTTGTAGACTTAATAGTTTGCTGTTGAATTGTTGGTCGTCCATTGCGCCAAATTCGTAATGGTGGTGCATATGTCGTGGGGACGATATTTACAAAAGTTACCGAATCAATAGTTGTTGAAATAGGAGGTGCTGGTGTTAATGTAACTTCATTATAGTCAGACAATAATCCATTTTCTTTCTCTGGTTGTTCAACGTTTAGCCTGTATCCTGTGTATATTCCAGGATAGTCATTATTAGTTCTCGTGGTGCTCGAACCGTCTATTATTTCATCCGGTGTACTTCTATCTTTCGGCACTTTGAAGCTTTGCGGAGCTATATCAGACTGCACGAAGTTTTGTATTCGCCTACCAGGCTTAACCGCCGGAATTAATTCGCTTGaatttgcatactttaggaCATTCTTGTTGGCATATTCCAAGTTTTCAGAAGGACCTTTCACAAGGTTTCCTTTGGGACTGGTGCCATATGCTGCCGCATTGATAAAGTCCAAAAACCTAGGAGACGTGCTCGTTTCGAATGAACGACTCCGGCTAGTGGGAGCTTCCGCTGTCTGTATATGCACAAATTGACTTTCATCCGATATCGTCTCAATATTTTCAATTCTACTCGCGTTTATGTTGTTAACTGTTTTGAccaattgtttgtttgttaagGGTAAGACTGAGGACGAGTTTACAATTTCGGCCCTACTTTGGTTGCTTGCCACAAAGCTGACCAACGACTTGGCTAAAGTTTGCAGTTTTGATTTAAGAAAGGGATTGGTGTTATAGCTAGTGGGAATAGAAGTTGGTGTATTGTGTTTTGGTTGTACTGTAGTATTTGATGTACTGGGTCCAGGGACGTTGCTTGacttaaatttgtttataccactataattttttttttcatgcgTTTTTGAGCTGTTGAAGAGATGTGTATTGGATAAAagacaataataataataataataatattgttaGTAACTTAAGTGAGTTTGGATTCTCTAATGTTTAACGCTCTAACGACCTATACTTTTGGTTCTCGCGCATTTggaaatttattattttaacatttttaatatcagaacgtcagaaatattttaattataatagCTCGCAACAGATTAGTAAAGGTGGTTTAATAATGTCTAAAAATGTTATCCATTCATGTCATTGATTtagatcaatttgtttttgtgtgaaGTATCATGCTCAtgcgaattttttttttttgcgaccTATAACGCTTAGATAGTTAAATAAGAACATGCAATAAAATTGGCTGAAAATTGTTCTTGCATCGTACTAACACTAATTTATAAGAAATTCAGCCTATGAAAAGAACTTCagactaaacaaaaaatatttaaactgtTTGTATTCATGAGTGgattcgtgtgtgtgtgtgtgtgtgtgtgtgtgtaatgttTAAGCCAATTTATACGAAAACTGAGGTAATGACACTTGCTGAATTGAATCTTTGGATCAGActtacacatatgtatgtttaaatGAATGGCGATTTAAAAATACCTTGATAATTTGGATGTTGATgtcggtggtggtggtgtcggggttgttgtttttgaagGGGGACGTGTAACCTTAACAGTTGGTGGGGCGATAGAACTCTTTGTCGTACTGCTGCTTGCTACTGACGTTGATTGTGTAAATGTGGGTGGAGTCGTGTTTAACTTGTTTGTAGAATCTACTATGTTGGCAATTAAATTATCGTTATCCGTGTCCAAGGAAGGTTTCTTTTTAACTGGAGTACGCTCGCTTTGCAAATAGTCCTCAGACAAGCCGTATATGTATTCCGCAGAGCTAGAGTAGCTATAATCAGCTTCCTCAAATTCCGCTGATGGACTTGGAGTAGTTAGAGTACTGTAGTAATTACGAGCATCATAATCTGGACGTGTTGTTGTGGGCGTGGTGCGCGCTTCTAATCTCTGTATAGTCACCTGTTTCGGTCTGATAGATAAACGTATTGTGGTTTGGTGTATTGTGTTTGCAAAAGTATTTTCTGAAGGAAGCGTATAATGATGGAAGCTGATCTAAGTGTTGTGGATTTGTATTGTAACTATgtgagtgcgtgtgtgtgatcGTATTTCAAGTAGCTAACCAGCAATCTGATCTTGGGActgatttttaatttaatttatctgATATGTTCTCTGATTTGATGAGTTATGCCCAATTTCGATGAGCAATTCAACTTATGATGTATGATTTCAAAACGAAAGCTTTTGCTAAATTAAAAGTGTAATCGCATTAATTACTTGATAATTTACTCACCTCTGGGGCGTACGCGTTGGCTGGTCATAGGCATTTTCATGTTCGATCTAATGAATCAACAATAATTATTAAGATGTAAAATGTCGGTTACTAGGAATTATTACCTGAGCATTAACGTCCTCATCGTAGTCCGTACTATATCTCAAGGTGGGCTCGTTGTTATAAGACGGTTTTTGCGATGGCGTCGGTGATGCAAATTGTTCCAACGGACGATACGTTGATTGTGATGGCTGCGGGCGTAGAGCGGTCTGATAGGCTGAGGGTGGGGGCCGTTGTtctttctgctgctgctgctgctgctgctgctgctgttgttgataCTCAATGTCCCTGTATAAATCAATGTCGTCGTCATAAACAGAATAATATGATGGATCATAGGGATTTGGGACTGATTGTGCTTGCTGTTCTGGTTgatgttgtttctgttgttgagGTTGTTGAAATGGTGttggctgctgttgttgggACTGTTGTAACTGGTAGCCGCTCCCTTGATTATATATGGTTGATGAGGCATTGTAGCTATTACGGTTAGATGCCAACAGAGCCACCTGGCCTTGTGGCGTTGGCTGTACAAAAATATTAGCAGATGTTGGCGTCCCAAGTCCCGATGACGGTGAAGATGATTCAACTCTGTACACATTGTTCGTGATTGTGTGATTATTTACATTGTCAAATATGCATAcacatatttaaaatttatatatatcgtAGTTATAGTATAATAAAGAGAGGAAAATAATTATGAtgaaataaaaccaaaaaatatcaTTAAACCTTTTAGTACTGTGAAAATTGATGAGGTTAGAACAGATAAAACTGAAGTTAGCGAAGCCCAGTCtataaaataattgtttaGTCAACTGTACATCATTGGCGAGTTCAATTCGTTAAAATCACATAATTAAGGGTCAGAACGTAAGGAGTATCGCAGGACTGCCAGTGGACGTGGGGTGTAAGTAGATGGtagattcaaaaaaaatatatatatatatttgtaattttatatatttgtatgtacatatgtgtatgtagtTGTTGGGTATTTCtgttatttataataattctTGGGTGGTTGTGTAGCGGCACAAATAAATTGATCAGCGTTTTATGAGGCACCTATTATAGCTACCTGTGTCTTTCGGAACTCAAGTTGACATGGATTGAGTTTAATTGTAGACCGCCTAAGCTGCTTTGCTTCCCATTTCCTTGCAATGAGTTACTTTCGGTCTTCAATCGTTCTGTTGTGTTGTCTATTATGGGGTCAACTGAAGGAGTAACTGTCCATTTTTGCTGCCCGCGCTGCCTTTGCGGCCGTACGGTGTAACGCCCACGAATCGGAGCAGCCGTCgtacttgttattgttgcgTTAAAAGTCTGTCTATTATTCTCAGATATTGAGGTAGACGAAGTCGACTCATGTAGTAAAGGTAGCCGATGTTTAAGTTCCTGGAATATGTCACTGGGGAAGGTAATAATGGGAGGCACACCAATTCCAGAACTTGAGTTTTTTAATCGTGAAAAGTTATGGAAAGGGCGCCTTGTTGTTGTAGCTTCCATGAAGCCTGTTTGAAAATTGGTATGCGAAACTTCGGGTTTTACAagtgttggtgttgctgtggGGAGTTGCTGACGTGGTGGCGCCATAGTCTCCGACATGGGCATATAGGGCGGCATTTTCGATGGGGGCAATATTTCTATGTCTTCCTCATAGTCCTCATCGTAGTAGTCAATATTTTTCAATGTGCTTGAGTTGATTTCTGTTGAAGTAGTTTTAAATGTTGTTGGTGTCAGAGCCGTTGATCTGGTATTCTGTATATCAATTTGCTTTTGAATGCCCTTTATAAAGCTTTCATAGCCCTTCAATGCTTGcgttgttgttggtgtgcTGGAAGTAGCCACGGTGGGCTTTGGCTTTGCTTTTAATGGAGTTGCTGATGTAGACCCAATTGGTATGGGTTTCGATGTTACCCGTTGTGGCTGTGGGCTTGATTTAGTGCTGTTGGTAAGTGGCCGACGAATTACTAATGCATTTTTAACATTGTTATTTCCATCGCTGCTTACTTGCTTAAAATACCTAATAAGCGGATTGATTGCAGGATTTACACTGGCAATATCGCTGGCTTTTAAGTTTTTCATAAACTCATTTATgttgaattgaaaatttgctgTCAAAGGCTTTGAGGTAGTCGATGGAGATGTGGGAATCGCTGTAGAACTGATCGACTTTGTGAAAGTCTGATAGGATTCGGGCAAGGTAATATTGTTTGCGTAAGTGATGCCCACCGGTAGGTGTGAAAATTCTCGGAAAGGTACCTGCTGCAACGTATTAGGCTTTTTATAGGCCAAGTTCGGAGCCGAgacaatatttatatttggcGTTACTTGCAACGGTGTGACCGGTGGTCGCACCTTGACTGGAACGTGTTCTATTTGATTTGGTGCTGACGTTGTGTATACGCCCTTCATCTTTTGGTTGGCTATAATATTATACTGGAAGTAGTTGCTTTCTGTTGTGCTTTTTTGTTCAGCAGATGTTCCGATACTGTAGTGGGAGATCAGTTTACCAGCTTGATTATTATAAAAACCACCCATTGTGCTGAAATGGGCTTGATTATTTGGGTGCGATGTTGATGGATAAAAGTCGAAAGGTGTTTGCGCTGTTGTAGCAGGTTTTGGAGCTACTCGTTGATTATCCAGATGAAAGTACGCAAAATTTTCTGTTTGTAAGTGCTTGCGTCGTTCTTTTAACTCCTTTAATTGTTGTATGAGATAGGGCAGCAGATCTCCTCTGTTTCCTTGCAATGTGGGTGTTCTTGGAGTGCTAGAAACTAAGCTCGCAGCACCATAGTAGTTTCCTGCAATTGGTCGAAAATCGTCTTCTAAGGGTGGCGGTGGTAAAGAGAGATTGTATCCCGTATATACTAATTTGGGCTTTTGATACAATGATGGAATTTGTTGGTGAGGGTATCCTTGATAGGCGGGATTTTGTTGATTATAGTTATGAGTATTGCTGGGCGGTGTAAGATACGGATTGAAATTTCCAAAGCTAAAAGCATTTTGCTGGGGATATGATTGTGGATCTACCGAGCGGTAGTGATTTCCTGGCTGTTGCCCTGGCCAATTTACAGACTCATGCGCCGGGTATCGTAATTGGCGGGGTTGCCGTTTGGACTCACCCGTGGCCACATCTCCCTCCATGCTGGCCGCATCCTCTTCCACGTCTTTGTCCTCTTCCGAATCTACATACTTAAATTCCATTGCTCTATTATTGCTGACATCGGTTTTCGCGATTTTCGAAGAGAATTTTATTGTCTTTATTTCAATGGTCACAGGCTTGTTATATTCATCTTCGTCCTGAATCGAGGATTTTATTGAATTATCAGAATATATTAACTCTCGGGAAGAGTTTGAACTACTAAACGTTTCTGCAGTTTGGTTCATGTTTCTGGGTGTAGTCCTTTCTTCTGATGGACTACTAATATCACGTCGTTTACGTAGTCGATTGTGGGAAAGTTCGAGTTTATTTGTCACGTCATCGTTTAAGCTTTCGCTGTTTACGTACAGTTTTTGGCCAAAAGCGGTACAGTCGATTGGTGTTGTAATATAGATTTAAAGATAGTGCAGAATGCAATGTATGAGAGAAAAGAGTGGGTAATGTGATAAGTTGCAGagaatttgaattcaattttttcaGAGATAAGATAGCATCAAAATTAGTTCAgataaagcgaaaaaaaatgaaaagaactCTAGCAAGTTAGTATGCTCACCGATATGCAGTTCCAAAGGCGTATGAGCCAATCTTTCCCGATTGAGGTATGGCGTTTAAACTAGCTTGCTGTAAAATGCCATCTCGATCTCGCTGAACCTGATTGACGGTACTCGGCTGACCGCGGTAGACACGCTGCTGGCGATCACTCTCCTCTTCCTCAAGCGGCGGAAGCGTCTCTTGTGCCTCAGCGTATAACTAGAACaaacatataaaataaaacaatgaTAACTCCTTATCAAAAACCAATCTTTTTTTTACCTTTGCAATATCTTCCTGTGAGTCTACTAATTTCGGCTGTCCTCTCGATGTTACGACTGGATTGGGTGGTACCCGAAGCTCCGGTGGTGGAGGTATATGCTCTACTTGTGCTTGTATGATTTGCGGTGGGGAGCGGTGATATTGGGGCGGAACTGTAGGTGCTTTTGAGGACGGAGAGGCGGCTGGACTTGAAAAAGCTGCCCCAAAGCGGACTCGACTGGGAACATGTTGTTGTGTCTGAGCGTGAGCGGGGCCGCGCTCAGTAGAGGTGTCCACCACCTCACAGCCCACGTTTCGTGGCCAGTCGCACGTTTGAAGCTCGTGTGAGTACATCAAACCACCAGTGCAACTCTCAAGTAGAGCACcaccaaaaacacaaacataGTATTGTGTGCAATCCGTTGGGTGTGGGTAATAGCCGAATTCCTCTGGACAGTCAAAGCTGATTCCACTGGAGCTAGTTGGCTTAACATTTGTACCAAAACTTCGGGAACTTGTGATTCGTGAGGACCGTTTACTTTGAGCTGTTACCATTTCTGCCAAATATAagaacaaagaaaataatatcTATCATTAAAATGTGTACGATAAAAACTTGAGGGGCATACTTATAACGACAAGCCGAATGATATTTTCAATGCTTATACGTATGCTTATACCTTGTATTTAGTTGGCAAGTGACGAAATTGCAAATGACGTTCCTACTAAAGAATTTGCAAAATTGTTGCTCGCTAGTTATTCCCCATGGACAGCCCTGAAGACTTACCCAAGATTGTCAAgattgggtttttttttttaaccgaATGGACATCGGTtctgctgttgatgctgatgaagaatgcatattttttttgtggggtacatacattttggcacCTTTAACGTATAATTTCCCCCTATCGGTGCATtgcataaaaaacaaaaaactaaataaaagtGGAAACACTTTACATCTATACTTTTTCTATCCTAGGTCACAGAAAACACTATGAACCGTGTTTGATACTACCATACAAACAATTGATGCTGTTTCCCACAATCAGAAAAATAACCATTAGATTCAGTTTGACAAAATATAACATACTGTGGGAAAACAACAACTATGTTAACAGGCTATCAAATTAAACTAGGCTAAGTGTAAATTAGCTTGGAGTTTCAGAGTTTCCGTCCGGGTATTATTTGCTCTAAGAAATGTTGTGTGCCTTTGTATTGCTAGAAACCCTGTTTTCTAATACTCACTTTCCAGTAATCGTGTCAAGGCTGCCCGAGGAAATCTAGTTAGCATGCAGTGGCGACGGCACGCTCCACAAATTGTGTAATTAACAGTCACAGTTGTAGTCTGAGGTCTTCAACTGACAACTTCGCACTGCAATGACCGAGTCTGAGTGATATACTGCGGTGGTGGTGCACAATGAAAGCTAATCACGTGCCATCGGCGGTTGGCCATGCAAAAGCCAAGATTCGCCATCAGCACTAGCTTGGATgacatttgtatttgtattagCCAGCGTCGCAGTTGCCACGGCATATTTGCTGATTGTTTGttacttattttttgttggcttgTTTTCTTGCATTTTGCTATTGTGTTGTACTTTCTGCTCCACTGAACaaacaatatacatatgtttgtatgtacatatatactatagtCAATGTATCCGTAaacttatacatacattactTGGCCACAGCCATAGCTAGAGCTTGTCTTGAGCTGTTATGCAATGTTCAGTAATTCGGCCATAAGGCTGATTGGCTTTTTTGCAAGTTTGCATAGAGCTTGTCATTTGCTTTCGTTAGTTTTTTGTCGTTTAAAATAAGTGCAGTGTATTACGgtgtttttattaatacatacatacacacataccccaataaataaatatcaattgGATAACCATAAACAAAAGTGGTGTCAAAAGGTGCTTAAAGTCACAATGATGCATTCCATTAACAAGAAATTGT is drawn from Drosophila willistoni isolate 14030-0811.24 chromosome 2R unlocalized genomic scaffold, UCI_dwil_1.1 Seg167, whole genome shotgun sequence and contains these coding sequences:
- the LOC6646576 gene encoding mucin-5AC isoform X1, which gives rise to MLQLRRRATSTTADMEFSTQRMSLFWMVGLCLLLSKTEMVTAQSKRSSRITSSRSFGTNVKPTSSSGISFDCPEEFGYYPHPTDCTQYYVCVFGGALLESCTGGLMYSHELQTCDWPRNVGCEVVDTSTERGPAHAQTQQHVPSRVRFGAAFSSPAASPSSKAPTVPPQYHRSPPQIIQAQVEHIPPPPELRVPPNPVVTSRGQPKLVDSQEDIAKLYAEAQETLPPLEEEESDRQQRVYRGQPSTVNQVQRDRDGILQQASLNAIPQSGKIGSYAFGTAYRVESSSPSSGLGTPTSANIFVQPTPQGQVALLASNRNSYNASSTIYNQGSGYQLQQSQQQQPTPFQQPQQQKQHQPEQQAQSVPNPYDPSYYSVYDDDIDLYRDIEYQQQQQQQQQQQQKEQRPPPSAYQTALRPQPSQSTYRPLEQFASPTPSQKPSYNNEPTLRYSTDYDEDVNAQIEHENAYDQPTRTPQRPKQVTIQRLEARTTPTTTRPDYDARNYYSTLTTPSPSAEFEEADYSYSSSAEYIYGLSEDYLQSERTPVKKKPSLDTDNDNLIANIVDSTNKLNTTPPTFTQSTSVASSSTTKSSIAPPTVKVTRPPSKTTTPTPPPPTSTSKLSSSKTHEKKNYSGINKFKSSNVPGPSTSNTTVQPKHNTPTSIPTSYNTNPFLKSKLQTLAKSLVSFVASNQSRAEIVNSSSVLPLTNKQLVKTVNNINASRIENIETISDESQFVHIQTAEAPTSRSRSFETSTSPRFLDFINAAAYGTSPKGNLVKGPSENLEYANKNVLKYANSSELIPAVKPGRRIQNFVQSDIAPQSFKVPKDRSTPDEIIDGSSTTRTNNDYPGIYTGYRLNVEQPEKENGLLSDYNEVTLTPAPPISTTIDSVTFVNIVPTTYAPPLRIWRNGRPTIQQQTIKSTTPITVATTPERFSVTTKPSVFTARVSNFKDTLNRVTANPSMRFVSPYKSLENLLHEERQSPHRSRYMITHGSASVPLMQTTHKPLKSFSTIAGVPRNFSVSDLILSTIRPQTTTQTVPRSTAPLNLTLSLTSIQEPQPQANQRGRSRFTAATFDSIDEPTTYAPKFKPTNNFVLSSPTVNLHPKRKAQRIRVINNKRLLKATAPSKPEKRFEIKPSSENEATIDNDAPRAEALVADRSLEAKQDNSIELSTAADDASSSTEQSADIGDRSSVKFLYSNKYRQQMAERTLADSLQNAGYITAVSGRNHKFRTANVLEQLQQFLSGSGSDSNESGSSQFVNEFSVPEIRAAVDEIKQLYIPTTTTTLRPSTFSPSPSQPSRSSSKLIPNQSKTHFTSSTLNVLVTDPIPTPTSTLSTSNITTVKIPPIITTTTISTTIIPNVFAPATTRASRVNNVIKSSIAAAAVHPSSSLPTTLSSNQLQKPAVRANKFQYGFPTTNNNNYQLSNNNNHNKNVAPTSANAAASASVKCSDSILSPKCNEIPSRNSNRNRGSSTYSQDRDAVPVSTPNRGTHPPRTRPTLKPSGTIVSKAQEFVDIYRYPPTRPDPLYPQPTPDKTAAKCRKDVCLLPDCYCGGKDIPGELPVDKIPQIVLLTFDDSVNDLNKQLYTDLFEKGRVNPNGCPITATFYVSHEWTDYSQVQNLYSDGHEMASHTVSHSFGEQFSQKKWTREIAGQREILAAYGGVKLADVRGMRAPFLSVGGNKMYKMLYDSNFTYDSSMPVYENRPPSWPYTLDYKIFHDCMIPPCPTRSYPGVWQVPMVMWQDLNGGRCSMGDACSNPSDADGVTKMIMKNFERHYTTNRAPFGLFYHAAWFTQPHHKEGFIKFLDAINAMPDVWIITNWQALQWVRDPTPTSRINSFQPFQCDYSDRPKRCNNPKVCNLWHKSGVRYMKTCQPCPDIYPWTGKSGIRSSRIDNDVEETAA